A window from Neodiprion fabricii isolate iyNeoFabr1 chromosome 2, iyNeoFabr1.1, whole genome shotgun sequence encodes these proteins:
- the LOC124175352 gene encoding U2 small nuclear ribonucleoprotein auxiliary factor 35 kDa subunit-related protein 2, producing MEPAIVERLSHKTWRRQAKKERRRRIRTSQARARDADAERLDAKLKETSEYLNWLEFQRAEEERRDKEEAKEHEIREREWLEEELRAQKEWRIQQERKAKARQVQLDQETRIRKEYEAKQEVLRLKKEEARRKEEEESKRLEEVHRNIEAYIDEGRSTPEVLREVTNSQPGKEPCPFFSKTGACRYGDTCSRNHQRLALSRVLLIPGFYSHFSLEKNSAEYDTDIALEFGGSETRHHFREFYNDVVPELETFGRIKTLKCCRNTEIHLRGNMYVEYYEERDAARALRSLKGRWYAGRQLNCEFANVQSWRNAICGMPKCPKGRSCNFLHTFRNPRDEYDVKSPQRSRTRRGSSHHDQRTASARSSRPDQESARGSSWMREESSRNWRWSDSSDSGGETPTRASRAEEKRLRSPRKRPRDEKSQVKQSKKKRTRGDRTEKKCERNGKSRDTTEKRKDRSKEKDFAKRTERTKWDGKNYESMDTESESGYSDSGISRRRRRKVSRRSRSRSWSQDQPTEVSASEGNERSSKTPHR from the exons ATGGAACCAGCGATCGTCGAAAGGCTCAGTCATAAGACTTGGCGGCGCCAAGCGAAAAAGGAACGGCGCAGAAGAATCCGGACTAGCCAAGCTCGCGCTCGCGACGCTGACGCCGAACGGCTTGACGCTAAACTAAAGGAGACCTCCGAGTATTTAAACTGGCTAGAATTCCAGCGCGCCGAGGAGGAACGCAGAGACAAGGAGGAAGCCAAGGAACACGAGATTCGGGAACGAGAGTGGCTCGAGGAGGAG CTTCGAGCGCAAAAAGAGTGGAGAATCCAGCAGGAGCGGAAGGCGAAAGCCCGTCAGGTGCAGCTGGACCAGGAGACGCGAATCCGTAAAGAGTACGAGGCTAAGCAGGAGGTATTGCGCTTGAAGAAGGAAGAAGCGCGTCgtaaagaggaagaggaatcCAAGAGGTTGGAAGAAGTTCACCGCAATATCGAGGCATACATCGACGAAGGAAGATCTACGCCGGAAGTCCTTCGAGAAGTGACGAATTCGCAACCTGGAAAGGAACCCTGCCCGTTTTTCTCGAAGACTGGAGCCTGCCGGTACGGCGACACGTGTTCGCGGAACCACCAGCGACTCGCGCTGTCCAGGGTGCTCCTCATTCCTGGATTTTACTCGCATTTTTCGCTGGAGAAAAACTCAGCCGAGTACGACACGGACATCGCGCTCGAGTTCGGGGGCTCCGAAACGCGGCACCACTTCCGAGAATTCTACAACGACGTGGTGCCGGAGCTGGAGACCTTCGGCAGGATTAAGACCCTCAAGTGTTGTCGCAACACGGAGATCCATCTCCGAGGCAACATGTACGTCGAGTACTATGAAGAGCGGGACGCGGCCAGGGCGCTGCGCAGCCTAAAGGGCCGCTGGTACGCGGGCCGGCAGCTCAACTGCGAATTCGCGAATGTCCAGTCGTGGCGTAACGCGATTTGCGGCATGCCGAAGTGCCCCAAGGGTAGGTCCTGCAACTTTCTGCATACCTTCCGCAACCCCCGTGACGAATACGACGTCAAGAGCCCCCAGAGGTCCAGGACGAGGCGGGGATCCAGTCACCATGACCAGAGAACAGCCTCGGCCAGATCTTCGAGGCCTGATCAGGAATCGGCCAGAGGCTCTAGCTGGATGCGAGAAGAAAGCTCGCGGAACTGGCGGTGGTCCGATTCCTCCGACTCAGGGGGAGAGACACCAACCAGAGCGTCGAGGGCGGAGGAGAAGCGATTGAGAAGCCCACGGAAGAGACCGAGGGATGAGAAGTCGCAGGTAAAGCAGAGTAAGAAGAAGAGGACGCGTGGAGACaggacggaaaaaaaatgcgagAGGAATGGGAAGAGTCGCGATACCACCGAGAAACGTAAAGACCGCTCGAAAGAAAAGGACTTCGCGAAGAGAACTGAGAGGACCAAATGGGACGGTAAGAACTACGAATCCATGGACACTGAGAGCGAATCGGGCTACTCCGATTCTGGAATTAGCAGACGAAGACGACGGAAAGTTTCCAGGCGTAGCCGAAGTCGGTCCTGGAGTCAGGATCAGCCCACCGAAGTATCGGCCTCGGAGGGCAACGAAAGGAGCAGCAAAACGCCGCACAGATAG
- the LOC124175368 gene encoding dnaJ homolog subfamily C member 22, which produces MGEANGTRVVKRQVNASNLGVKTKFTAYVLWLFGGIFGAHHFYLGRDDHGFLWWCSLGGYFGAGWLRDLFKIPGYVSDANNEPEYIEWFKNQVRTNNKPPFSTCRFIGGVVISYLWGELVYMAIPEDEVYGINFKPLMILIPAAVALGVWVVGNVGREEGSIWVPLVAAYVCYPTLTYLGDDSTWMSAMVLTSALSFDTWSKRWRLKPKKKRGLVRRLTILGLAALLYSSLWGSYFVFNARFTDSEGEEIKISEAVKHFLTSPIWLDLKASLHETWRHAQHHGFWATWSQLVDLTDPRGEINAYKVLGLSQTASQSEVTAKWRSLSRENHPDKVKGSEDERRVAQEKFMEIQQAYEILSSAKNRRQSRNRKPA; this is translated from the exons ATGGGGGAAGCGAATGGTACTCGGGTTGTAAAACGGCAGGTAAACGCTAGTAATCTTGGCGTCAAGACTAAGTTTACGGCCTACGTGCTCTGGCTTTTCGGTGGAATTTTCGGGGCCCACCACTTTTATCTCGGCAGGGACGACCATGGGTTTTTATGGTGGTGCTCGTTAGGCGGATACTTTGGGGCCGGCTGGCTGAGGGATCTTTTCAAAATACCTGGCTACGTTTCGGACGCAAATAACGAACCGGAGTACATCGAGTGGTTCAAAAATCAAGTCCGAACCAACAATAAG CCACCGTTTTCGACGTGTCGGTTCATCGGCGGGGTCGTCATATCTTACTTATGGGGCGAACTGGTCTACATGGCAATCCCCGAGGACGAGGTATACGGAATCAACTTCAAGCCACTGATGATCCTGATTCCAGCAGCCGTCGCATTAG GAGTATGGGTGGTCGGTAACGTCGGTCGCGAGGAGGGTTCGATTTGGGTGCCCTTGGTCGCAGCTTACGTTTGTTATCCGACGCTGACCTACCTCGGTGACGACAGTACGTGGATGTCGGCGATGGTCCTGACCTCCGCGCTTTCCTTTGACACCTGGAGCAAGCGGTGGCGACTCAAACCGAAGAAGAAGCGAGGCCTTGTCCGCAGACTGACGATCCTCGGTCTCGCGGCTCTCCTCTACTCGTCTCTGTGGGGGAGCTACTTCGTATTTAACGCCAGGTTCACCGACAGCGAGGGCGAGGAGATCAAGATATCCGAAGCCGTCAAGCACTTCCTAACGTCCCCCATTTGGCTCGATCTCAAG GCCAGCTTGCATGAGACTTGGAGACACGCCCAGCATCACGGATTCTGGGCTACTTGGAGTCAGTTGGTCGACCTTACCGATCCGAGGGGCGAGATAAACGCGTACAAG GTCTTGGGTCTGTCGCAAACGGCTTCGCAGAGCGAGGTGACGGCCAAGTGGAGAAGCCTCTCGCGGGAGAATCACCCCGACAAGGTGAAAGGTTCGGAGGATGAGAGGAGAGTCGCGCAGGAGAAGTTTATGGAGATACAGCAGGCCTACGAGATACTCTCGAGTGCAAAGAATCGGAGACAGAGCCGGAACCGAAAACCTGCTTGA
- the LOC124175346 gene encoding SH3 and multiple ankyrin repeat domains protein 1-like isoform X3 yields MVLRKKVRRIIAEHSERQSRSSSRPKVGPSSSSGASKSRELTNYSIVASTRCENARNGRNGYTGFSSFSVCETTAASCQSRAALKTNGGTATGRRKSSRVRNHQDIVNLPKKNSNLPFVPEPSRRTRQDSVKVTLVRAKESRDLPWGPVSVEDRNGCPIGYQRRLLDKFPPGYFQSNDIREPAGRPSSSRGKTAQVLRENGTSTVLPESYKNRVELRRSPSTSLPSSWKKPTRVGVKKSVSFSSDTSFQEKKSLFTSKTHAHEAKVYHKGVLQDRASPIFESLRDAVATSPSPTATTTTTTTTSTTTATTTNLGGPLALVRAARDGSNSALRQMMANARTPQGGREININALDASGRTALSYMAGDGAAAMLEAALSFPEVDVNLPDNEGNTPLHFATQAGQLECVSILLQRCPGIEVDARNTLGFTPLMKAAIQGRTKCAKILLFAGANPTLRDYGRGLRAEQWARFCGRYVCAEVIERFARHRLLERTTSCRWGSEPELAARVLQGKVTPVPTNLPPQPSTLKSKIRRVFRTSSGPDNRSFSLVSQLTSAALCASSPALPRPGEVPPVVKSLIRPLSVPQLRITLVPSSDGAPPVGCRAGEKIHTNFTEKIVSEKIESSVSKPPRSKKKSK; encoded by the exons AAGGTCCGCCGTATCATCGCCGAGCACAGCGAGCGGCAGAGTCGCTCATCCTCGCGACCTAAGGTTGGTCCTTCCTCGTCCTCGGGAGCGTCGAAGTCCAGGGAGTTGACCAACTACAGCATAGTTGCCTCGACTCGTTGCGAAAACGCGCGGAACGGCCGCAACGGTTATACGGGCTTCTCCAGCTTCTCCGTCTGCGAAACAACAGCAGCGTCCTGCCAATCTCGTGCCGCTCTGAAAACCAACGGCGGAACAGCCACTGGCCGAAGAAAGTCATCCAGGGTTAGAAATCACCAGGACATCGTTAACctaccgaaaaaaaattccaacctCCCTTTCGTCCCGGAACCGTCGAGAAGAACTCGTCAAGACAGCGTCAAGGTGACTCTGGTACGCGCCAAGGAGTCCAGGGACCTTCCCTGGGGACCGGTGTCCGTCGAGGACAGGAACG GATGTCCTATCGGGTACCAGAGAAGATTGCTCGACAAGTTTCCCCCGGGATACTTTCAGAGTAACGATATTAGGGAGCCGGCGGGAAGACCATCGTCTTCGAGAGGGAAAACGGCGCAGGTATTGCGGGAGAACGGAACCTCGACGGTTCTACCGGAGAGCTACAAAAATCGCGTGGAACTTCGCCGGTCGCCGAGCACAAGTCTGCCGAGTAGCTGGAAAAAGCCGACCCGTGTTGGCGTCAAGAAGTCCGTCTCCTTCAGCTCGGACACGAGCTTTCAGGAGAAGAAGTCCCTCTTCACTTCGAAGACTCACGCCCACGAGGCCAAAGTCTATCACAAAGGTGTTCTCCAAG ATCGGGCATCGCCGATTTTCGAAAGCCTGCGAGACGCCGTGGCCACGTCGCCGTCGCCGACGgccacgacgacgacgacgacgacgacgagcaCTACAACTGCAACAACGACGAACCTCGGAGGACCGTTGGCCCTTGTCAGGGCGGCCCGTGACGGTAGCAATTCGGCCCTCCGGCAGATGATGGCGAACGCAAGAACGCCGCAAGGCGGCAGGGAGATAAACATAAACGCGCTTGACGCCAGCGGCAGG ACTGCCCTGAGCTACATGGCTGGGGATGGAGCTGCGGCGATGCTTGAGGCTGCCCTCAGCTTTCCGGAAGTCGATGTCAACCTGCCGGACAACGAGGGTAACACACCACTGCATTTCGCCACTCAGGCCG GCCAATTAGAATGCGTGAGTATCCTTCTGCAAAGGTGTCCGGGGATAGAGGTTGACGCTCGAAACACTTTGGGATTCACGCCGTTGATGAAAGCCGCAATTCAGGGCAGAACTAAGTGCGCGAAGATCCTTTTATTCGCTG GTGCCAATCCAACCCTCAGAGACTACGGACGAGGCTTGCGAGCCGAGCAATGGGCAAGATTCTGCGGTAGATACGTTTGCGCCGAGGTAATCGAGCGGTTCGCGAGGCACCGACTCCTGGAGCGAACGACCTCGTGCAGATGGGGAAGCGAACCTGAGCTGGCGGCGAGAGTACTCCAGGGCAAG GTGACCCCGGTACCCACAAACCTGCCCCCACAACCCTCGACCCTCAAGTCGAAAATACGGAGGGTTTTCAGGACCAGCTCGGGTCCTGACAATCGCAGCTTTTCCCTCGTCTCTCAGCTGACCAGTGCTGCTCTTTGTGCAAGCAGCCCTGCGCTTCCGAGACCTGGTGAAGTGCCACCTGTTGTGAAGAGCCTGATCCGCCCTTTGAGCGTCCCTCAGCTGAG AATCACACTGGTGCCGTCGTCCGACGGCGCGCCGCCGGTGGGTTGTCGGgcgggtgaaaaaattcacacaaaCTTTACGGAGAAGATTGTTTCCGAGAAGATTGAATCATCCGTGTCAAAGCCGCCcaggtcgaaaaaaaagagcaaGTGA
- the LOC124175346 gene encoding SH3 and multiple ankyrin repeat domains protein 1-like isoform X2, translating to MVVSGGRMKERNRFLPPEGFNDQLKRKVRRIIAEHSERQSRSSSRPKVGPSSSSGASKSRELTNYSIVASTRCENARNGRNGYTGFSSFSVCETTAASCQSRAALKTNGGTATGRRKSSRVRNHQDIVNLPKKNSNLPFVPEPSRRTRQDSVKVTLVRAKESRDLPWGPVSVEDRNGCPIGYQRRLLDKFPPGYFQSNDIREPAGRPSSSRGKTAQVLRENGTSTVLPESYKNRVELRRSPSTSLPSSWKKPTRVGVKKSVSFSSDTSFQEKKSLFTSKTHAHEAKVYHKGVLQDRASPIFESLRDAVATSPSPTATTTTTTTTSTTTATTTNLGGPLALVRAARDGSNSALRQMMANARTPQGGREININALDASGRTALSYMAGDGAAAMLEAALSFPEVDVNLPDNEGNTPLHFATQAGQLECVSILLQRCPGIEVDARNTLGFTPLMKAAIQGRTKCAKILLFAGANPTLRDYGRGLRAEQWARFCGRYVCAEVIERFARHRLLERTTSCRWGSEPELAARVLQGKVTPVPTNLPPQPSTLKSKIRRVFRTSSGPDNRSFSLVSQLTSAALCASSPALPRPGEVPPVVKSLIRPLSVPQLRITLVPSSDGAPPVGCRAGEKIHTNFTEKIVSEKIESSVSKPPRSKKKSK from the exons AAGGTCCGCCGTATCATCGCCGAGCACAGCGAGCGGCAGAGTCGCTCATCCTCGCGACCTAAGGTTGGTCCTTCCTCGTCCTCGGGAGCGTCGAAGTCCAGGGAGTTGACCAACTACAGCATAGTTGCCTCGACTCGTTGCGAAAACGCGCGGAACGGCCGCAACGGTTATACGGGCTTCTCCAGCTTCTCCGTCTGCGAAACAACAGCAGCGTCCTGCCAATCTCGTGCCGCTCTGAAAACCAACGGCGGAACAGCCACTGGCCGAAGAAAGTCATCCAGGGTTAGAAATCACCAGGACATCGTTAACctaccgaaaaaaaattccaacctCCCTTTCGTCCCGGAACCGTCGAGAAGAACTCGTCAAGACAGCGTCAAGGTGACTCTGGTACGCGCCAAGGAGTCCAGGGACCTTCCCTGGGGACCGGTGTCCGTCGAGGACAGGAACG GATGTCCTATCGGGTACCAGAGAAGATTGCTCGACAAGTTTCCCCCGGGATACTTTCAGAGTAACGATATTAGGGAGCCGGCGGGAAGACCATCGTCTTCGAGAGGGAAAACGGCGCAGGTATTGCGGGAGAACGGAACCTCGACGGTTCTACCGGAGAGCTACAAAAATCGCGTGGAACTTCGCCGGTCGCCGAGCACAAGTCTGCCGAGTAGCTGGAAAAAGCCGACCCGTGTTGGCGTCAAGAAGTCCGTCTCCTTCAGCTCGGACACGAGCTTTCAGGAGAAGAAGTCCCTCTTCACTTCGAAGACTCACGCCCACGAGGCCAAAGTCTATCACAAAGGTGTTCTCCAAG ATCGGGCATCGCCGATTTTCGAAAGCCTGCGAGACGCCGTGGCCACGTCGCCGTCGCCGACGgccacgacgacgacgacgacgacgacgagcaCTACAACTGCAACAACGACGAACCTCGGAGGACCGTTGGCCCTTGTCAGGGCGGCCCGTGACGGTAGCAATTCGGCCCTCCGGCAGATGATGGCGAACGCAAGAACGCCGCAAGGCGGCAGGGAGATAAACATAAACGCGCTTGACGCCAGCGGCAGG ACTGCCCTGAGCTACATGGCTGGGGATGGAGCTGCGGCGATGCTTGAGGCTGCCCTCAGCTTTCCGGAAGTCGATGTCAACCTGCCGGACAACGAGGGTAACACACCACTGCATTTCGCCACTCAGGCCG GCCAATTAGAATGCGTGAGTATCCTTCTGCAAAGGTGTCCGGGGATAGAGGTTGACGCTCGAAACACTTTGGGATTCACGCCGTTGATGAAAGCCGCAATTCAGGGCAGAACTAAGTGCGCGAAGATCCTTTTATTCGCTG GTGCCAATCCAACCCTCAGAGACTACGGACGAGGCTTGCGAGCCGAGCAATGGGCAAGATTCTGCGGTAGATACGTTTGCGCCGAGGTAATCGAGCGGTTCGCGAGGCACCGACTCCTGGAGCGAACGACCTCGTGCAGATGGGGAAGCGAACCTGAGCTGGCGGCGAGAGTACTCCAGGGCAAG GTGACCCCGGTACCCACAAACCTGCCCCCACAACCCTCGACCCTCAAGTCGAAAATACGGAGGGTTTTCAGGACCAGCTCGGGTCCTGACAATCGCAGCTTTTCCCTCGTCTCTCAGCTGACCAGTGCTGCTCTTTGTGCAAGCAGCCCTGCGCTTCCGAGACCTGGTGAAGTGCCACCTGTTGTGAAGAGCCTGATCCGCCCTTTGAGCGTCCCTCAGCTGAG AATCACACTGGTGCCGTCGTCCGACGGCGCGCCGCCGGTGGGTTGTCGGgcgggtgaaaaaattcacacaaaCTTTACGGAGAAGATTGTTTCCGAGAAGATTGAATCATCCGTGTCAAAGCCGCCcaggtcgaaaaaaaagagcaaGTGA
- the LOC124175358 gene encoding thymus-specific serine protease-like yields MRRPSVWLLSVATAALLINSGDAFGSRSFWFEGLPDPPAARSAGTPSIAWIEQPVDHFNPRDNRTWSMRYYENDQFLSESNAPILIMIGGEWEITPGWLRSGQMYNLASTYGAMMYYTEHRYYGESYPTNNTSSENLQYLNVDQALADLAYFIEIVKKQRNLENSTVVLFGGSYAGNMAAWARIKYPHLIKGALASSAPILAKADFYEYYEVVTVALSRYSTQCSVDVNDAFLAVEELLQTSTGPETLKRFFNLCNDIDTSSWQDVASLLNTLAGVFAGVVQYDAVDSTGQSSVGRMCDVMTATYLGSPLQRLAYLTSWSTCVDTSYASLVEAYINEDWNSYAATSAMRPWYYQTCTEYGYYQTANSDKSVFGTLFQIEFFTELCKDLYGDYYNEYLLDSAVTRTNIVYGGLRPEVTNVIFTNGDLDPWHALSVLEDLNESSPAILVMGTSHCQDLYSDLSTDSAEMTAAKARVRELVGQWLS; encoded by the exons ATGAGACGCCCTTCGGTTTGGCTGCTCTCCGTGGCGACAGCTGCGCTGCTAATTAACTCTGGAGATGCCTTCGGGTCCCGCAGTTTCTGGTTCGAAGGACTGCCGGATCCTCCAGCTGCCAGATCCGCCGGGACGCCAAGCATTGCGTGGATAGAGCAGCCAGTCGACCACTTCAATCCCCGTGATAATCGAACGTGGTCCATG AGATACTACGAGAATGATCAGTTCCTTTCCGAATCGAATGCCCCAATCCTCATAATGATCGGTGGAGAGTGGGAAATCACTCCAGGGTGGCTGCGATCCGGTCAGATGTACAACCTTGCTTCGACTTATGGTGCGATGATGTACTATACGGAGCATCGATACTATGGTGAAAGTTATCCAACCAA TAACACGAGCTCCGAGAATCTGCAGTACCTAAACGTGGACCAGGCCCTAGCAGATCTGGCCTACTTCATCGAGATCGTGAAGAAACAGAGAAACCTTGAAAACAGTACGGTCGTGCTTTTCGGTGGTTCATACGCCGGAAACATGGCAGCTTGGGCTCGAATAAAATACCCTCATCTGATAAAG GGTGCTCTGGCCAGCAGCGCTCCCATTCTTGCGAAAGCTGACTTTTACG AATACTACGAGGTTGTCACGGTGGCTTTGTCCAGGTACAGTACTCAGTGCTCTGTAGATGTAAACGACGCCTTCCTGGCCGTGGAAGAGCTACTGCAAACCAGCACCGGTCCCGAGACGCTGAAGAGATTTTTCAA CCTCTGTAACGACATCGATACGTCTTCCTGGCAAGATGTGGCTTCCCTGTTGAACACGCTTGCCGGG GTTTTCGCTGGAGTCGTTCAGTACGACGCGGTTGATTCCACGGGGCAGTCGAGCGTCGGAAGGATGTGCGACGTTATGACGGCGACGTATCTAGGCTCGCCTCTCCAGCGTTTGGCGTACTTGACGAGCTGGTCCACCTGCGTCGACACCAGCTACGCGAGCTTGGTTGAGGCCTACATCAACGAGGACTGGAACTCTTATGCAGCTACCAGTGCAA TGCGGCCATGGTACTACCAAACATGTACCGAGTACGGCTACTACCAAACGGCAAACTCCGACAAGTCCGTCTTTGGCACCCTGTTTCAGATTGAATTCTTCACCGAACTCTGCAAAGACCTCTACGGTGACTA CTACAACGAGTATCTCCTCGACTCCGCCGTCACCAGGACGAATATCGTATACGGTGGGCTTAGACCGGAGGTGACAAACGTTATATTTACGAACGGAGATCTCGACCCTTGGCACGCTCTCTCGGTCCTCGAGGATCTGAACGAGTCGTCACCAGCAATTCTGGTTATGG GAACCTCTCACTGCCAAGATCTCTACAGCGACCTCTCAACGGACTCCGCAGAGATGACCGCAGCCAAGGCCAGAGTCCGTGAACTAGTTGGCCAATGGTTATCCTAA
- the LOC124175371 gene encoding alpha-tocopherol transfer protein-like, which yields MVVVEWVTPEDEYVCTLSRETQEVAKQELREDKNSRDQALRQIREWIKLNPRIENCRLDSQFLLKFLRCKKYSVPMAQEAIERYLLLRQVYHPAFNNLDIIDPVLEDLLALGYLFAVPGRDRKGRRVIVARPGVFDPYKYNNADMCRIHAITYEALMEDEESQVRGFVHFADGAGVSFPHLTLFTPKEAVRIVKNGERTIPMRHKEINAINIHSSVKFALDFGMSLISEKIKKRVNIYTSLNDASNKKMDTSILPKEYGGTMPMKEMIDLWRKELVALRPTLLSHDKMRVRLEMFSEKAREGAVSALKQGFGCAAVGSGDSIQGITGSFRKLEVD from the exons ATGGTGGTCGTCGAGTGGGTAACCCCTGAGGATGAGTACGTTTGCACCCTGTCTAGGGAAACGCAGGAGGTCGCGAAGCAGGAACTTCGGGAAGACAAGAACTCCAGGGACCAGGCACTGAGGCAGATCAGAGAATGGATCAAGCTCAATCCCAGGATCGAGAACTGTCGTCTTG ATAGTCAGTTTCTCTTGAAGTTCCTGAGGTGCAAAAAGTACAGCGTTCCCATGGCCCAGGAGGCCATTGAACGATACCTGTTGCTCAGACAAGTTTACCACCCGGCTTTCAACAATCTGGACATCATTGATCCAGTCCTCGAGGATCTCTTGGCGCTTGG GTACCTCTTTGCGGTTCCCGGTCGCGACAGGAAGGGACGTCGAGTGATCGTCGCGAGACCAG GGGTTTTCGACCCGTATAAATACAACAACGCTGACATGTGCCGCATCCACGCGATAACTTACGAGGCGCTAATGGAGGACGAGGAAAGCCAGGTGCGAGGCTTTGTGCATTTTGCCGATGGTGCCGGGGTCAGCTTTCCACACTTGACTCTGTTCACCCCCAAGGAAGCAGTCCGCATAGTTAAGAACGGCGAG CGTACGATTCCGATGCGGCACAAGGAGATAAATGCCATCAACATCCATTCATCCGTCAAGTTCGCTCTGGACTTTGGAATGTCGCTGATATCGGAGAAGATCAAGAAGCGTGTCAACATCTACACCAGCCTTAATGATGCTTCGAACAAAAAGATGGACACGAGTATCCTCCCGAAGGAGTACGGTGGCACCATGCCCATGAAGGAGATGATCG ACCTATGGAGGAAGGAGCTCGTTGCCCTTCGACCCACACTCCTGAGTCACGACAAGATGAGGGTCCGTCTGGAAATGTTTTCCGAGAAGGCAAGGGAAGGTGCAGTGTCGGCCCTGAAGCAGGGCTTCGGTTGTGCCGCAGTTGGTTCTGGCGACTCGATACAAGGGATAACGGGGTCGTTCCGTAAGCTTGAAGTAGACTAG